From the Pediococcus acidilactici genome, the window CATCATCTTTATCGCTGGGTTGTCCGACCTTTTGTCATGCGCCTTTTCGATGTCGGCAGGGGAATACGCTTCGGTAAGTTCCCAACGCGATACCGAAAAAGCGGCCGTGGGGGAAGAAAAGCTCCGGTTAAAAACCGATCCAGAAGCTGAATACGAATTAGTGGCGGATTTTTACATGGAAAAAGGGGTTTCGGAAGAGACTGCGCACCAAATTGCCCGTTCGTTAATGGATTCTGCGCCGTTAAAGACGGCGGTCGACGTTCGTTACGACATGGATTTAGACGAATACCTAACTCCGTGGGGCGCGGCAATTTCGTCACTATTTTCTGCCGCGCTGGGCGGAGTCTTTCCCTTAGTGGCGATGACCCTGGCACCTAGTGATTTTAAAATGCAGGCGACCATCATTGCGACGGTGATTTCCGTGGCGTTAACCGGCTTTTTGAGTTCCAAACTCGGAAATGGGTTGCCGAAAAAAGCGGTCATCCGCAACGTAATCGTCGGAATCATCACGATGTTTATCCATTACTACATCGGAAAATTATTTTAACAAGCTCGAAAAATCGCTTCCAAACTTGATTTATAAAGTGAATCCAGCCAATGAATGCCCGTCTAAAGGCATTTTGCGGGGTTGTCAAAGAAATCTTATATGTTATGATTGCTGTGGTTCAAGATTGAGGAAAGGAAGGAATTTAAAATGAGTAACGAGATCAAGAACCCTAAGAAGCGGCGAAAATTAATTTCGTACGCAAACGGCCGATCCCTAGAGGAAATTAACGGGACGGTCAAGGTTCCTAAAAATATTGGTTTTTGGAAAACTTTGTTTATGTATTCGGGGCCAGGCGCATTAGTTGCGGTAGGTTATATGGACCCTGGTAATTGGTCAACATCAATCACTGGGGGGCAAAACTTCCAGTACATGCTAATGTCGATTATCTTGATTTCGAGTTTAATCGCGATGTTGTTACAATACATGGCGGCTAAACTGGGAATTGTGAGTCAAATGGACCTCGCCCAAGCAATTCGGGCGCGGACCAGTAGAGCATTGGGAATCGTTTTGTGGATATTAACGGAGTTGGCGATCATGGCGACCGATATCGCAGAAGTTATCGGGGCGGCAATCGCGCTTTATTTGTTATTCCATATTCCGCTAGTGGTGGCGGTATTCATCACCGTATTTGACGTATTATTGCTATTATTGTTAACCAAGATCGGTTTCCGAAAAATCGAAGCCATCGTGGTTTGTTTAATCATGGTGATTTTGGTCGTCTTCGTCTACCAAGTGGCCCTTTCGCATCCGAGCTGGGGCGCAGTGTTTGGCGGGTTGATTCCAACGACTAAAGCATTTGCGACAACCCCAACGGTGGGTGGCATGACCCCGTTGAGCGGTTCGCTAGGAATCATCGGAGCTACCGTAATGCCGCATAACTTGTACTTGCATTCGGCAGTTTCGCAAACGCGGAAGATCAACCACGACGATGAAGAAGACGTAGCACGGACCGTGCGGTTTTCTACTTGGGATTCCAACATTCAGTTATCGTTTGCCTTCGTGGTTAACGCACTGTTGTTGGTAATGGGAGTGGCCGTATTTAAGACCGGCGCCGTGCAAGACCCGTCCTTCTTCGGGTTGTTCCACGCGCTAAACGACACTTCGACATTGAGTAACGGAATTTTGATTGGGGTTGCCAAGACTGGAATTCTATCGACCCTCTTTGCGGTAGCCCTCTTGGCTTCGGGTCAAAATTCTACCATCACCGGAACGCTGACCGGGCAAGTAATCATGGAAGGTTTCGTACACATGCGGATGCCGTTATGGGCCCGGCGCTTGATTACCCGGTTGATTTCGGTAGTCCCCGTATTAATTTGTGTAATGTTAACTAGTGGTAAGGGCGACATTCAAGAACACGAAGCCCTCAACAACTTGATGAACAACTCGCAGGTCTTCTTGGCCTTCGCGTTACCATTCTCGATGGTGCCGTTGCTGATGATGACCGACAGTCGCGTAGAAATGGGCGACCGGTTTAAGAACAGCTGGATTGTTCGAATTTTAGGCTGGATTTCGGTAATCTTCTTAACTTACTTGAACCTAACTGGATTACCAGATTCAATCGCGGCCTTCTTCGGCGAAAATGCCAGCGCAGCGGAAATCAGCATGGCTCACGACATTGCCTACGCGTTAATCGTGGCAGTTTTGGCGCTACTCGCGTGGACGGTAATTGAATTGTATAAAGGAAATAAACGTTACGAACTTGAACTTGCAGAAAAAGCTAACGCAAAGGAGGCGGCATAATGGCCTTCGATGTGAAAAGAATTTTAGTTGGAGTGGACGACTCTAAAGACGCTTTGTTGGCTTTTGACTACGCAATTAATTTGGCGAAAGATGCGAACCGTGAATTGGTGATTGTTTCGGTGCTGGAAAACGACGAAATGAACGTGTTCCAAGCCCTCGACAAGGATTACATTCATGGGGAACGAGCTGAATTAGAACAACACATTTTGACCTACCAAAAGCAGGCGCAAGATGCTGGCGTTACCAACGTCCGTTGCGTGGTGACGGAAGGCGATCCCGGTGAGACGATTGTTGAAGAGGTAATTCCCGCGGTTAAACCAGATTTATTGGTAGTTGGCGCGGAATCGAAAAAGGGTATTGCCCGTCGTTTTGGGAGCCAAGCCGCATACATGGCCAAATACGCTCCGATTACGGTAACGGTCGTGCGGTAATTTAAATTTTAATCAATCTAGGAGGACGGCAAAGCAATTGGCACCGTCCTCTTTTTTTACGAACGGGGGAGCAAAGTGAATTTTGTAATTATTGGACTAACTTTTCTTAGCGTCAATTTAGATTTCTTTTTTATGCTGTTGTTTTTGGTCCGCAAGTACCGGTTGTCCGCAGTTTTAGGTGGCTATTTGTTGGGGACCTTGCTATTGGTGACGGCGAGTTATTTAATTGGTCAAACCCTCTCCGTCTTTTTGCCAGAATGGTTACTGGGAGTGCTCGGGTTCTTGCCGATTTACCTAGCAATTAAGGATGACGATGACGAAATTAATGCGACCCAGTCCGGTGCTTCGGCGGTTGGGACGGTTTTGGTGACCTATCTTTCCGTTTGCACGGGATGCAACTTGGCAATCTTTTTGCCAGTTTTAATGCACGCCCAGCTTGCTGAATTTTTCGTTGCCCTGTTATTGATCTTGGGATTGAGCGTAGTGGCCGTCCTCGCGATTAATTTACTTAGCAAAAATCCGCTTGTCAGCCAAGTGATGGAAAAATATGGCGAGAAACTGATGAAGGTTTGCTATGTGTTGATCGGGCTGTACGTTTTCTGGGACAGCGGCTTAGTGACCCATTTAATTCGGTTGGTTGGATAACCGATATTTGATAAGAAAAGTAAAATTGAAATGATGCACCCACATAGCGCAAAAAAAGACCCCGACTACTGGTCCTAGTCGGGGTCTTGGTGATTCTATGCTTGCCACATGGTACGTACATTTTAACGGGTTAGAGGGTAGATTGAAATGTGGAGTCACTGTAATAAAGTACTGAATCTTTTGGAAAGGTTTGATTTTTTTATTTTAAAATTTCTCGATACTGGTAGTTATTCATTGAGCTAACTAAGTCAGTAACGTTAGTTAATTTTAGAATGCTATTTAAAGTTTGTTCAGAAACGGCACCTTCTAGGTAAGATAAAACAATCTTCAGAGAAATTTGTTCCATGGGTATGCGAATTACATTACATAACGAAGCGTTGAACTTATTGGTAACAAAAAATTGTGGAATGAAAGTACATCCTAGTCCTTGATAAGCAAGGTTAGCAGCAGTTTCAATGTATTTAGTTTCGAAAGTGGGGTGAATGTTTAGGTCATTTTGGGACATAAATACTTCGATTAAGCGCATAAATCCAGAACCAGATTCTATAGTGATAAATTCAGAGCTAATTAAATGGATATTTTGAATGTTTAACGTTTCAATAGTAGTCTTTCCCTTTTCGAAAAGTGGACAAGATTTGTTTATCACTAAATAAATGGGGATTTCACTTAACATCTTAAAAGATATTTCGCTTGGAAAAATTGGGAGCATCCTAATATGCATATCAATCTTTTTTTGGAGCAATAATTCTTCTAAGTTAATTGAACGATCTTCTGTAATCCAAATTTTTTGGTGTGGGTATTTGCGTTTAAACCGATAAATTAACGGAGGTAGGATAATACTTGCCATTGATTGATTAATTCCCAGTCTAATTCTTGATTGAGGAGGATTACTTAACTCAGTCACTTCGTTAATTAGTTTTTGATAACTAATATTTAGAGTCTCAATACCTTGAATGAATTTTGCACCTTGAGGAGTTAGCGAAATTGGTCTCTTTTTTCGATTGAGTAACCTAAAGCCAAGCTCTTGTTCAGCATTGTTAATATATTTGCTTAAATAAGGTTGAGAAACAAACAAATTCTCAGCTCCCTTGGTGAGGCTGCCACCAGCTAAAACGGCTTTTAAATAAGTTAATAATAGATCTGCATCTTTGATATTATCCCACCTAACAAAACGAAATCTTATAACAATACTGTATACATCTGTTGCTTGTGGTTTTAAAAACAATCAATACTAAGTTCAATTATATACAAGTCTACACTTTTTAAGCATAACTATTTGGTTATAGTTGTATTCTACTTTCACCATTTTAAGATAATGTGAATGAAAGTACAATATACATTGTGAAACGGTGACCTTATTAGAATGGAGGAAAACAGATGTTACGGCTAGATCGAATTAGTGGATTTATATTATTTTTAATTTTGTTAGTGGGAGCGCCAATGATTTTACCATCGAATATGCATTTCATTAGGCTCCTATTAGGCCTAGCACTAGGTTATATACTGTCCAGATCTTATACAGGCTTTGCTGGAAGCGTTAACAGAGCCTATAAAAATGGGTCAACAAAACTAATGCGCACAATGATGTTTATGTTTTTTATTACGGCACTAGCTAACGTTAGCTTTTTAATGTTTACACAAAACATTACCATGTATGCACTATGGGTAAATCCTATTAATTTAGGTTTATTAATTGGTGGAATTCTTTTTGGAATTGGGATGTCCTTTTCATCTTGTTGTGCATCAGGAGTTTTAACGGATTTAGCAACTGACGCACCACGCGCAGGAGTGACGTTGATATTTTTCTGTATAGGTGTATTCATTGGATTTCCTTTTCAAGTTCAATCATGGGTAAAAAACTCATGGTGGACTTCACCAACGGGAACTAAGTTTGCTAACGGAGTTTATATGCCAGATCTGTTCAAATGGGATGGAATGAATGGTTATTTAGGAGCAGTAGTTTTAACTGCTTTGCTAGCAGGACTAGTTATTTATTTGTCGTATTTATATGAAAAGAAACGGAAGTTAGCTGATGATTATCATGTAATACCTTCTGAAAATGTTCAAGATCATCCAGAAGATTTTGATGCTAAAACATTCTCTTTGCGTAATGAAGAAACTTATCGTTACTTGTTAGAAAAACCTTGGACTTTGAAACAGGGCGCATTTGGGATGATGATTGTGTTTGTTTTAATGATGGGGATTACGAGAAGTGGTTGGGGGGCGTCAACACCCTATGGACTTTGGATGGGAAAACTTTTAAATGTTTTTGGAGTATCAGACAATGCTTTATCTCAATTCGCACATTTACCAGCTGGCACATTCTCTGCTCCATTGCTTAGCAATCCAGTTACTGTACAGAACTTTGGTATTTTTCTTGGCACATTGATTTATATTTTAACTTCAGGATTATTAAAGAAAACTTTACACGCAACGACTAGTCTTACTCTGAAGAGTGCGTCGATGTTTGCGGCTGGTGGTTTAGCAATGGGCTTTGGTACTCGATTGTCTAATGGTTGTAATGTAGGAGCACTGTATAGTCCAATTGCACAATTTTCTATTTCAGGTTGGATATTCCTAGCATTTCTAGTAGCAGGAGGAGTTTTGGGAAATATGTTTGCAAAGAGAGTTTATGCGTAGAAAATAAAACGAGGCGAAAAAAATGAGTAAAAAAATTATAGTTGTTGGTGGCGTTGCTGGTGGGGCATCTGTAGCAGCGAGAGTTAGAAGGTTAGACGAAACTGCTGATATTAAGATATTTGAAAAAGGACCAGATGTCTCCTTTTCTAATTGTTCATTGCCGTATCATCTTTCTAACGTAATCCCTAACGCTGATGATATAGTGCTAATGTCGCCTATCCAATTCAAAAAACAATATAATATTGATGCAATTGTTAATCATGAAGTTGTAGATGTAGATGTAGCTGAACAAATGGTATCTGTAAAGGATGTTATTAGTGGTGAAATACAAAAATACTCTTATGATGAACTGTTTTTGTCACCGGGTGCTGTGCCAATTTGTCCACGTTCAATTGAAGGAATTAGTAAAAATAATGTTTTTACAATTCGTGATGTGACAGATATTAAATCTATTCGGGAATTTTTGGAAAAGCATCAAGTTAAAAACGTTTCGGTAATTGGTGGAGGCTTTATTGGAATTGAAACGGCTGAAAATTTAGTACAAGGAGGTTACTCCGTTAGTTTGATTGAAGGCGCTGAGCATGTTTTAGGGACAATAGACCTAGACATGGCTCAAATTATCCAAAAAACGCTATTGGATCATCATGTTAATTTAGTTACAAATGATACCTTAACTGAAATTCGTGACGATACAATAATCTTAGATTCTGGCAAAGAGTTAAAAGCTGAAGCAGTTATTTTAGCAATTGGAGTTCGCCCTAACACTGAACTAGCCGAAAAAATCGGTGTTACAATCGGTGAAACTGGAGGAATTAAGGTTAACCAAAACTATGAGACTAATTTGCCACATATTCATGCGGTTGGTGATGCAATTGAAGTATATCATCAGCTATTAAGAAAGCCTACACGTTTAAGTTTGGCATTTCCAGCTCAAATTGAAGCACGTCAAGCAGTGGACCACATGTATGGACGCCCTATAAAAAATCGTGGTGTAATTGGGTCTCAATGTATTCCAGTCTTTGAAATGAATGTTGCGTCTACAGGGTTAACCGAAAAAGATTGTCGGCAAAATGGGATTAGTTATCGGACGGCAATGGTTATTCCAAAAGACCACGTACCATTACTTCCTAATGCACGTCCTTTGTATATGAAGTTGATATTTGCTTATCCAAGTGGTGAAATTTTAGGAGCACAAGCAATTGGTGAAAGCGCCGTTGATAAGCAAATCGATATTATTGCCACGGAAATTTCTCATGGTGGGTATATTGAAGATTTAGAAACTCTTGAACTATGCTATCAGCCAACTTTTTCTACGGCAAAAAATGCCATAAATATGGTCGGTTTGGTAGCAACTAATGTACTAAACAATGAATTTAAACAAATCTCAGTTAGCCAAGTTAGAACATTGATAGAGCAAAATGCATTAATTATCGATGTACGTGAGAGAGACGAATATAAAGAGGGACATGTAAAAACGGCTAAGAATATCCCCATGAGCGAGTTTCGACAACATCTTAATGAAATTCCTAAGTATCAACCGGTTTACATCCATTGCTTAAGTGGCCAGCGAAGTTATAATGTTGTACGTGCACTAACTAATTTAGGATACGAACAAGTTTATAATATTGCAGGATCTTTTCTGAATATTTGCGAGTTTGAATACTATGAAGATGTTATTCAACAAAGAGAGCCAATAGTAACTAACTATCGTTTCGATTTATTATAACTTAGAGTAGTTAAAAGCATAGGATTTGAGGTAATGAATTGAAAGGAAAGCGAATCTTTTTAAACTTAGCTTCATTGGTCGTATTTATTCTAGTTTGGTTAGCAATAACTTCTTTACGATTGGTTTCGCCTGTTCTATTGCCATCACCAAATCAAGTACTACACGCATTTTTAAACTTAATTTTCTATGGGTATAATGGTATTCCGTTGCTTAGTCATTATTTAATTACAATAGGGCGGTTAGCGGTTGCAGTTTTCGTTGCGGTAATAATTGGTATTCCTTTAGGGTTGAGTAGTGGTTACTTGCCTTCACTAAGTACCGTAATTGACCCGATTATCCAATTTATAAGACCAATTCCTCCTTTAGCATACTACACGCTGCTGATATTATGGTTTGGGATTGGAGAAACATCTAAAATAACATTACTATTTTTTGCAGCGTTACCACCAATTTATCTTTCGGCGTATGATGCTGTTAGGAAACTAGATAGGGAATATTTACTTAGTGCATCTTCATTAGGTGCAACTAAAGAGCAGATTTTTTATCGAATTGTGGTTCCAGCTTCACTTCCAGACATTTTTACTGGTTTTCGAACTGCTGTGGGGGTTGCGTACACTACGATTGTTTCGGCAGAGATGATTGCATCTTCTGCTGGAGTAGGTTGGATGGTAATTGATGCTTCTCATTATCTAAAAAGTGATGTGATTTTTGTGGGAATAATCCTATTAGGTGTCACAGGGATGTTGATAGATTATTTGATCCGTCTCCTAGAACGAAGGATTGTTCATTGGAGCGGTGAAAAATGAGAAAGCAAACCTTAAAAATCTTTTTAATTTTTATCACAGTGATGGGAATCGCTCCATTATTAAATGGCTGTCAGAAAACATCGAAAGAAACGTTACGAACAGTAAAAATTGGAGTACTTAACGTCCCTAATGATGTTTTAACCGCAAGGCAAGATCACACTTTAGTTAGTGCATTGAAAAAGCAGGGGTATAGGCCAGAATTTATTACTTTTGATTCGGGTGTGGATGCTAATAAGGCACTTATGTCAAATGATATCCAGATGGCAACGATGGGACACACTAATGCTGTAGTAGCTATGTCGGTGGGGATTCCAGTAAAGTTAATTTGGCTTAATGATGTAATCGGTAGTAATGAACAGTTAATTTTGCAAAAGGGAATTAAGTTTAGTAATTGGGATGACTTACGAGGCAAAAGTATTGCAACACCTTTTGCATCGACCTCACATTACAGCTTAATGATGTTGCTTAAAAAACATCATTTAATAGGGAAAGTTAAGCTTTACGATATGCAAACAACGGAAATTGTAGCAGCCTGGAAACAAAAAAATATTGATGCAGCTTATACTTGGGAGCCAAGCTTATCTAATTTAAATGACGGTTGTAAGGTAGTTGATAGCGGGACTTTGGCTCAAAGTGGAATAATGACTGCTAATGTAACGCTTGCGACTGACCAATTTATTAAAAAAGAACCTAAAATTCTAGAAACTATTTTAAGGGTTTTAAATAAGGAGCACCAGCAATATCAATCTGATAGTAAGGTAATTTACAGGCGGACTGCGGAAGGATTAGGAGTTAATACGACAATTACTAGAAAACAGATTGGAACATCGCAATGGCTTTCTAGAGAAGAGCAAACACGTCTTCTGAAAGGTGAGTTTATTAGGCAATTTTTTAAAACGGCTGACTTTATGTATCAGCAGCAGACGATTAGTAAGCAACCTGATGAGCAAAAATGCCGACAATTTATTAGTACAAAATATCTGCAGTGAAAGTTAGAGAAGAGAAAATGAGCTTGTTCGAAGCAAAAAACGTTGATTTTAGGTATAAAGATGAACCAAAGCTAGTATTAGAAAACGTAAATTTGGAGTTATTAGAAAATTCAATAAACGTGTTAGTAGGTCCCTCTGGGATTGGAAAAAGTACGTTATTTAACCTTGCTGCCGGTTATTTACAGCCAACAAAGGGTGCTATGTTCATGAAGGGTGAGAAAATTACGGGTCCAAGTTGGCAAAGGGGAGTAGTTTTTCAGGATATGGCATTGTATCCATGGTTAAATGTGGCCGAAAATATTTTGTTCGGTCCAAAAGTTAGAAATTTGGATAAGCATGTATTCAAAGCTGAATTTCAGGTTTTATTAGAAGAGACTGGTCTAGATGAATATGAACGCAAGTATGTTTACGAATTATCAGGGGGGCTAAGGCAAAGAGTTGCTTTAGCACGCAGCTTTATAAATCATCCAGCCATGTTAATGCTAGACGAATCCTTTAGTGCGTTAGATAACTTTACAAGGCAAGAAATGCATGCAATCCTGTTTAGGTTATGGGAGAAGATTAAAAATTGCGTGTTCATTATTACTCATGATATTGATGAGGCAATATATTTAGGACAAAATGTAATTGTATTAAATAGTTTGGATGCTACATCAGCAACCATTGTACAAAATACGAGTAATCCCTATTTTAGAAAGGAAATAGGTAAATTAGCACTTGATAATAATTATGTGGTTTTTCGGCAAAGACTCTTGGATATGATTAAGTAAATTAGACTAGCCCACCCGCTAAATACATAGCGCAAAAAAAGACCCCGACTAGTGGTAGTAGTCGGGGTCTTGGTGATTCTATGCTTGCCACATGATTGCATCTAGAGTATAACACAATCATTTGATGACTTGCTACCATTTTAAGTAGGATATTTAATATGTTTTGAAAAAATAATTCCGGCCAAAAACGATTCGTATTGAATCGTTTTTTAATTTCTAAGGAAGACAAAAATCCCCGCTATTATCGCGAATAGCGAAGATTTTGGAGCCTGTGGTGACTGCACAAGATTTGGACGATTACCCAAATTAAACAAAGTTAACTTGGAAAGTTTCCCGGCGGGTAACCCCGTCAGTGCGAACTTGTAGGTGATCCTGCTGGGCAGTCCGGGTCACGGCAAAACTTGGATGGTAGTTACCATAAAAATGAAAATAGAATTTATTTTCTGAATCTGGTTTTGCGGTGACCAAGCAGGCCGAATGATCGGAAGCCCGTACAACTTGGTTAGCAACGTTGGTACGACAATTAATTTGAACCATAAACCTCGCCTCCGCCTCTAGCTTAACACTATTAAAGGTTAATGGTGCAAGCTGCTAATCATTATTAGCAATTTCTTTTTGCAAAGTATCTAAGAATAGGCGATTTAAGTTAGGTAACTGGTGATTTTTGCTCCACACCAGGGTGTTAGGTTCCACAACCGCGGGCGCCAAGGGCCGAAAAACGAGGCCATCCTTGGTAGTGTAATGATCAATTAATTTATCATAGGTCAGCGCCATTACCGCGCCCGTTTGAACTAGCAGACTAGCGTTAAAGATGAGGTTGTACGTGCCGACAAAGTTGAGCTGGTTAAAAAGTTCCCCGCTCCAGATTTGGAAAGTCCCCCGTTGTGCGGCCTGCCGGGAGGTGATTAGCGGACGGCCGACCAAGTCGATTGGTTGGATCACGTCCTTTTCAGCAAGCTGGGCCTCCGCCCGCATTAGCACGCCCCACCGATTTTCTTCGGGAAGCTGGAGGGTGTTGTAATTATTGAGGTTATGGTAGCCCATGAGAACGCCGAATTCCAAAAGCCCGGCATCTAATCCGGCTAAAATGTCCTCATAATCGCCACTCCGTAAATTCACCCGAACTTCCGGATATTGGCGCATGATCTGGTGGAGAGTTTCCATAAGGGGCGTGATCCCGATGCTTTCTCCGGCGCCGATTTCAATCGTGCCGCTGATCACGTCTTGTTTTTGGAGGTGATAGGTAGTCTTATTGACTAACCCCACAATCTGTTGGGCACGGCCCAGAAGATAGTGCCCCTCCTGAGTTAAGGCCAAATGGCGGTGCTCCCGGCGAAAAAGTTTAACCCCGAGTTCGTCTTCCAAGTCAGCAATTTGGCGAGAAAGTGCGGGTTGGGAAACGTTGAGTAACTCGGCAGCCCGGGACATGTTTAATTCTTGAGCAATGGTGACGAAGTAGCGTAATACGCGAATATCCATGGTGGTTAGCTCCTAACTATAACAAAAAGTTATCAAAAATCATGTTTAATAAGTATTTAACATTACTATAGAACCCCGCTAAACTATAGTCAATCAGTTATTTGAGTAGCAAGGGGATGAGCATTTGGAATCTAAATTGGATTTAGGCACCGCCGCTTATAGTCAAGTTGACGAAGTGGTAAAAACTAATCAACGGCTTTTACAACAGTTAAATACTCAGGAGCATTCGGCTGCTGAAGTCCGTCAGCTGGTCAGTCAAATTACTAACGAACGAATTGACGAGAGCACCGAAATTCGGTTGCCGTTCCGCACCGATTTTGGCCGGAACCTTCACATTGGAAAAGATGTTTTCATTAATAGTGGGGCCATGTTTGTTGACCTAGGCGGAATTTACTTGGGCGACCA encodes:
- a CDS encoding VIT family protein; translation: MTMKKKTKMSMDNKLNMLRAGVLGANDGILTVVGVLFSVVAATTNPFIIFIAGLSDLLSCAFSMSAGEYASVSSQRDTEKAAVGEEKLRLKTDPEAEYELVADFYMEKGVSEETAHQIARSLMDSAPLKTAVDVRYDMDLDEYLTPWGAAISSLFSAALGGVFPLVAMTLAPSDFKMQATIIATVISVALTGFLSSKLGNGLPKKAVIRNVIVGIITMFIHYYIGKLF
- a CDS encoding Nramp family divalent metal transporter, with translation MSNEIKNPKKRRKLISYANGRSLEEINGTVKVPKNIGFWKTLFMYSGPGALVAVGYMDPGNWSTSITGGQNFQYMLMSIILISSLIAMLLQYMAAKLGIVSQMDLAQAIRARTSRALGIVLWILTELAIMATDIAEVIGAAIALYLLFHIPLVVAVFITVFDVLLLLLLTKIGFRKIEAIVVCLIMVILVVFVYQVALSHPSWGAVFGGLIPTTKAFATTPTVGGMTPLSGSLGIIGATVMPHNLYLHSAVSQTRKINHDDEEDVARTVRFSTWDSNIQLSFAFVVNALLLVMGVAVFKTGAVQDPSFFGLFHALNDTSTLSNGILIGVAKTGILSTLFAVALLASGQNSTITGTLTGQVIMEGFVHMRMPLWARRLITRLISVVPVLICVMLTSGKGDIQEHEALNNLMNNSQVFLAFALPFSMVPLLMMTDSRVEMGDRFKNSWIVRILGWISVIFLTYLNLTGLPDSIAAFFGENASAAEISMAHDIAYALIVAVLALLAWTVIELYKGNKRYELELAEKANAKEAA
- a CDS encoding universal stress protein — its product is MAFDVKRILVGVDDSKDALLAFDYAINLAKDANRELVIVSVLENDEMNVFQALDKDYIHGERAELEQHILTYQKQAQDAGVTNVRCVVTEGDPGETIVEEVIPAVKPDLLVVGAESKKGIARRFGSQAAYMAKYAPITVTVVR
- a CDS encoding CadD family cadmium resistance transporter, which produces MNFVIIGLTFLSVNLDFFFMLLFLVRKYRLSAVLGGYLLGTLLLVTASYLIGQTLSVFLPEWLLGVLGFLPIYLAIKDDDDEINATQSGASAVGTVLVTYLSVCTGCNLAIFLPVLMHAQLAEFFVALLLILGLSVVAVLAINLLSKNPLVSQVMEKYGEKLMKVCYVLIGLYVFWDSGLVTHLIRLVG
- a CDS encoding LysR family transcriptional regulator, whose protein sequence is MFLKPQATDVYSIVIRFRFVRWDNIKDADLLLTYLKAVLAGGSLTKGAENLFVSQPYLSKYINNAEQELGFRLLNRKKRPISLTPQGAKFIQGIETLNISYQKLINEVTELSNPPQSRIRLGINQSMASIILPPLIYRFKRKYPHQKIWITEDRSINLEELLLQKKIDMHIRMLPIFPSEISFKMLSEIPIYLVINKSCPLFEKGKTTIETLNIQNIHLISSEFITIESGSGFMRLIEVFMSQNDLNIHPTFETKYIETAANLAYQGLGCTFIPQFFVTNKFNASLCNVIRIPMEQISLKIVLSYLEGAVSEQTLNSILKLTNVTDLVSSMNNYQYREILK
- a CDS encoding YeeE/YedE family protein; its protein translation is MLRLDRISGFILFLILLVGAPMILPSNMHFIRLLLGLALGYILSRSYTGFAGSVNRAYKNGSTKLMRTMMFMFFITALANVSFLMFTQNITMYALWVNPINLGLLIGGILFGIGMSFSSCCASGVLTDLATDAPRAGVTLIFFCIGVFIGFPFQVQSWVKNSWWTSPTGTKFANGVYMPDLFKWDGMNGYLGAVVLTALLAGLVIYLSYLYEKKRKLADDYHVIPSENVQDHPEDFDAKTFSLRNEETYRYLLEKPWTLKQGAFGMMIVFVLMMGITRSGWGASTPYGLWMGKLLNVFGVSDNALSQFAHLPAGTFSAPLLSNPVTVQNFGIFLGTLIYILTSGLLKKTLHATTSLTLKSASMFAAGGLAMGFGTRLSNGCNVGALYSPIAQFSISGWIFLAFLVAGGVLGNMFAKRVYA
- a CDS encoding FAD-dependent oxidoreductase; protein product: MSKKIIVVGGVAGGASVAARVRRLDETADIKIFEKGPDVSFSNCSLPYHLSNVIPNADDIVLMSPIQFKKQYNIDAIVNHEVVDVDVAEQMVSVKDVISGEIQKYSYDELFLSPGAVPICPRSIEGISKNNVFTIRDVTDIKSIREFLEKHQVKNVSVIGGGFIGIETAENLVQGGYSVSLIEGAEHVLGTIDLDMAQIIQKTLLDHHVNLVTNDTLTEIRDDTIILDSGKELKAEAVILAIGVRPNTELAEKIGVTIGETGGIKVNQNYETNLPHIHAVGDAIEVYHQLLRKPTRLSLAFPAQIEARQAVDHMYGRPIKNRGVIGSQCIPVFEMNVASTGLTEKDCRQNGISYRTAMVIPKDHVPLLPNARPLYMKLIFAYPSGEILGAQAIGESAVDKQIDIIATEISHGGYIEDLETLELCYQPTFSTAKNAINMVGLVATNVLNNEFKQISVSQVRTLIEQNALIIDVRERDEYKEGHVKTAKNIPMSEFRQHLNEIPKYQPVYIHCLSGQRSYNVVRALTNLGYEQVYNIAGSFLNICEFEYYEDVIQQREPIVTNYRFDLL
- a CDS encoding ABC transporter permease; this translates as MFLNLASLVVFILVWLAITSLRLVSPVLLPSPNQVLHAFLNLIFYGYNGIPLLSHYLITIGRLAVAVFVAVIIGIPLGLSSGYLPSLSTVIDPIIQFIRPIPPLAYYTLLILWFGIGETSKITLLFFAALPPIYLSAYDAVRKLDREYLLSASSLGATKEQIFYRIVVPASLPDIFTGFRTAVGVAYTTIVSAEMIASSAGVGWMVIDASHYLKSDVIFVGIILLGVTGMLIDYLIRLLERRIVHWSGEK
- a CDS encoding MetQ/NlpA family ABC transporter substrate-binding protein encodes the protein MRKQTLKIFLIFITVMGIAPLLNGCQKTSKETLRTVKIGVLNVPNDVLTARQDHTLVSALKKQGYRPEFITFDSGVDANKALMSNDIQMATMGHTNAVVAMSVGIPVKLIWLNDVIGSNEQLILQKGIKFSNWDDLRGKSIATPFASTSHYSLMMLLKKHHLIGKVKLYDMQTTEIVAAWKQKNIDAAYTWEPSLSNLNDGCKVVDSGTLAQSGIMTANVTLATDQFIKKEPKILETILRVLNKEHQQYQSDSKVIYRRTAEGLGVNTTITRKQIGTSQWLSREEQTRLLKGEFIRQFFKTADFMYQQQTISKQPDEQKCRQFISTKYLQ
- a CDS encoding ATP-binding cassette domain-containing protein, giving the protein MSLFEAKNVDFRYKDEPKLVLENVNLELLENSINVLVGPSGIGKSTLFNLAAGYLQPTKGAMFMKGEKITGPSWQRGVVFQDMALYPWLNVAENILFGPKVRNLDKHVFKAEFQVLLEETGLDEYERKYVYELSGGLRQRVALARSFINHPAMLMLDESFSALDNFTRQEMHAILFRLWEKIKNCVFIITHDIDEAIYLGQNVIVLNSLDATSATIVQNTSNPYFRKEIGKLALDNNYVVFRQRLLDMIK